TATTCGACCTGTTTTTATTATGGAATTGTTAGCATAgaatttatcttcttttttttgttttgacaTTGTCTATGATCAATTTTCAAGtgttttccttcttttctcaGTGACTGAGTTGCTACATATGTTCTCTCTTTCAGTTTGTATAATTTCTACTGTTTATTTTGATCGGGCCAATTGCAAGTTGTATGGAAGGATCACCTTTCTGACTACCCGATTTACATCCATCAAACTTATCTCGTTAACTTCTGAAATGGAAAGATATACCAGATTGTGGACTGAGATGTAAGACCCTGACCCAGAGACTGAACAAGCTACTGATCCAGGGACCGAACAAGCTTGCCTCGAGTACTGAAGGAACCCTATGGCTGAGTCAAGCAGTGGATGGACACATGATTTGTGCGAGTTGGGCTTCAGCCTCGAGACTCGGATGTAGCCCCTGCGGCCTGTGCGGCCTTTCGATTTTCTCAATCTTGCACATAGTTACTTGGATGGGAAGTGAATCATCAGGCAGAAGCAGGGGAAAAGAAAGACACGAGAACTTGAAAATCTAATCCTATTGCACGAGTGACATAGCAGCTCATCAAGTTTTTACGGCGCAAACTGTTGGGCGGTTTcgctcctatatggagaatgatgCAAGCGGATATTGAAGGtaatctcacatgaaaaagTTGAGAAAAAATCCATAGATTTATAATGACAATGATCTCGTAATTTATTGACATAAACTTTTGAATTGCGGATAGACCGGAGTCCGAAGTAAGCCCGTTGATTTTTTtctaacaagtggtatcatAGCCGAAAGTAAAAATCATAGGGAAATGCACATGCTATGCATGGAAACCCACACCACACCAAGGttcgagtgtggaactcgtgacTAATGAAGtgcctaacaattggtattcAAGTCCGGAAGTAGAAGCCCGACTCGAAGTCCTCCACATAGTCGAGAATGGAGAGAATTGTTGGGcagtttctctcctatatggagaatgataCAGGCGGATGTTTGAGGTAATCtcacatggaaaagttgagagaaaatctaTAAGTTTATAAGAACAATGGTCTAGCAATTTATTGACTTAAGCTTTTGAGTTGCGGATAGACCGGAGTTCGAAGTAAGCCTCTGGATTTTTTCCTCACACAAACGAGTAGAAACCAGGGTCCAATTGGAAAGAAATTTCCTCTGTCGCCTCCATCTGAGTAGGAGAATGCTTCCCCGAGCAGTCAGAAATCTGCTGTCTTGAGTTAAATTTTCGCAGGAGTCTTCTCTTCCACGTATTCTTTCTTCATTTGCTCCAGTACCGCATCATTGGTGCTGCAGAAAACACAACCCACATGAACAAATTGTGATATACTAGAGATCTCCCTATCTCCCACTGCTGTCAGTATATTCTGACTGAATCAAACTCTATCTCTAGCTACAAGCGGTATACTTCACTGTGAAGATTTGAGTTAGAActcaacaaaaagaaattctaACTAGGAGAACTAGAGGATGACAGCATGATCATAATCTTGAGACATCTTCCTAATTGGGCTAGAACAATGACGGAAAGATGATCCCCTTTCAGTGTTTCCAGAGAGCTAGCTTGCATTGACAGTCCACCCCATAAATGCTCTCTCAATGCTTTCTTAGATGGAATCACCCAATTAAGCTAGTATAAATTACCTTTATAGCGTTCTGCATTGCATCTGACAGAACTAGCAGCTAAATGTTCAGATTTGGTAGATTGATTTTCCAAGAAGTTTAAACTTACACCTTTTTATAACTTGACAATTGAAATGGACAAACATTAACCTCCATCTCCATCATTAACTGCCATTTACCAATGTCCATTGATTCATTACTACAGCCATGAACACACAGAACCACAAAGACCCGGAGAAGGGAGTTGCCACTGGACTCCCAACACTCCTCACTATTAGAGCAGAATTTGTGGAAGCATTCAGGTTTCAGTTTCAGATGTTACTCAAACACACTGCAGATTTGGATTGGACTTCTATCTCTTGTCTGACAAACTCAACACCATACAATCAGCAACGGTCTCAAAGGGGAACACtattatttcaaaaagagCGCTGCAGTACAAATCATCCAGAGAAATAGTAAAGCAGACAAACTTACTAGTGGTGAAGGCAGTCATTCAGTTCTTTAGCCTGTTTGCGACACTGCCAAATGACTGAAATTGTTCTTCCGGAGGCACATTGTGCATACTTTGAGGTGTACTCGTCACACTCTTTTAGTGCCTTCTGCTTCATTTTACTGCGCAAAGCTgtaatttaaaataagaagaagaaaatcagACAATAATTAATCTTTGATGCAGAAATCAGCAAACAACATGATGAATGAACTCCAAATCATATTATCAGTGCTATGAATTAACGGAGACTGGTAATGGACGTAGCTGTCTAATCAAACTGATTTTGAATAGTAGAGCTATGATCACTCATATTCCAGTTTAGCATTTCGGGAGAGACGAATCGCTTCAGATGTCGACATGATCGTAAGCTTAATGCTACTCCGAAGCTTTCGCAGCTCATTCACTCACAACATGAAGTATCACAGCTCAGAAAGCGATTGCATTTGCAGTCATTAGGGTTCATCAGAGGTTTGCGAGCACGAATACCTTCTTCGACCTTCTTCTTCACATGATTTTCACGCGCCTCCTGCACGTATCCCATCTAAAACCGCAGGATTTCTCCGTCCACTGCAAATTTGTCAGCCAGCCTCGTTATCGAGGAGATGGAGGAGAGGCAGTGTCGAACTCGGAAGTCGGAACTCAGCTCAACCGAGTTCACGTTACGGCCGAGACTAATCTCGTTCCCGGACAGCAAGTTAGTATAATTTCGCATACGATCCCTATGTTTTAATATATTACACTTCCGCGCCCaaactttttgaatttttggatTAGTACCTATACAATATAGGACGCACCAGACAGCGGTATTGCCTCGGTAGTCGTTGACTAGCAACTCGAGAGATCGTGCATGAAACACGACAGCAAGAAAGACACCGACCGTATTTCACCCAACAAAgccaaaagagagaaaaaaaatcaaatatttccTAGTTGAATGCCgccccttttttctttaaataggACACATAATTAATTGCTATTAATATCCCTAGAGATTAGCaatatcaaataataaaaagattttCTATAGTAAAAGTTAGTATTTAtagtttcaaaaaaaattagattatCTAAGTTGAACTCAAgataattaaaagataaaattgtaCATATGAAAGAAAGCAaacaccttttattttcttcatagTTCTAATGCGTAATAATGTAACAGAAGAAGAGTAGCTGAAAGGGGACCAAAATAAATAGATGGAGGATTTTCGTGACGGGAAGTAAATTTGAGGAAATATTTGGGGccggaaaaaaagaagagaaataaaCAGCGAAGCAATGCGATTGGGCGGTAGGCTTTGACGGTCAACGACAGCGTGGCAAAGGGGGGGGAAGAGGGGGAGGGGGGTGTTGAGGGAGTTGGAGCTCCACGGTATCTCCGTCACCAACCAGTTGTTAATGTAATGTAATGTAATTGGACCTCTCTTctcccctctcctctctctatTAAGAACCCTACACgcttctcctctctcttcacCCTCCGATCCCTCTCAGTCCTCCTCCCTCCTCTTTCTCCGAAGAGTCGCTACTCCCCTTCTTTACCGTCACCCGGAGGTActcctcctccctccctctctttctccgCCGGCTTCTCTGTTAATTTCACTCTGGTTTGCTTTAATCTCTTGTTGAGGTTAGATCTTTTGATGCGATTCCTGCAACTGCTCTCGCGCTCGGTTTGTTTTGAGATCTGAAGTCATGCTTTTGATTTTCTGATCCGTGCTCGTTGTTTCGATCGTCTTGGCGTTGATCTGGGGCTGATATCAGTGTCTGTGATCCGATCTGTTGAGGTTTCGAGCTCTGTTGGGCGTGAAGGCTTTCCTGATCTGACTTAGGGCCTTCTTATCATTATACTTTTGACTGAGGAACGTTTATTCGGATTTCaaacttctctctctctgttttttttttccccaaggCGAAATCTTTCATCTATTCGTAAATATGAGTCCGAGTTTAAATATCTCCAGTTTTAGGCCTTTAGATGGTATAGGAAGTATCATGTAGCATACTTTGACTTTGGCTTAGCAACTATTATCCGTAGCAAATAAGGCAGGACAATATCTTTGTCAATCTTGTTCtattagtatatatacatacttgcATATTATTGTACTTCCAACGTTTAACTAATGTTTGCTGGAGCTATTATCGAATCATGGAAGATGGTTATATTGTAGAAAATTTGCGACATAGGTAGATCTTGACATGACACTGAGCTTACTATTACTGGTCCCCCCCAccacccccaaaaaaaaaaaaagtaatcttGGATTCCGGTACATTCCTGTACTAAATATGTTCGATGTTTGGCTACCTTGCAGACTTCGAGCATTAGAGCAGTATAGCAAATATGTCGCCATCTGATTCTTCTCGGGAGGATAATGTCTACATGGCTAAGTTAGCTGAGCAGGCTGAGAGGTATGAGGAAATGGTGGAATTCATGGAGAAAGTAGCCAAGACTGTGGATGTTGAGGAGCTCACTGTTGAGGAGCGTAATCTCCTGTCTGTTGCATACAAGAATGTGATTGGGGCCAGGAGGGCTTCATGGAGAATTATCTCGTCTATTGAGCAGAAGGAAGAAAGCAGGGGAAACGAGGATCATGTTGTAATTATTAAGGACTACAGAGGGAAGATTGAATCCGAACTCAGCAAAATCTGTGATGGAATCCTCAGTCTCCTTGAATCGCACCTCATTCCTTCAGCTTCATCTGCTGAGTCTAAGGTTTTCTATCTTAAGATGAAGGGTGACTACCATAGGTACCTAGCCGAGTTTAAGACTGGAGCTGAAAGGAAGGAAGCTGCTGAGAGCACTCTGTTGGCTTACAAATCTGCTCAGGTATGGGCAAATTTGGCAGATCCACTCGTATGCTTTTTCATTGAGATCTGTTGTCTTAAATCTCTTTTTACTGATTAAATTTCTGATTGTGTTATCTTTTGTGTAGGATATTGCTCTTGCTGAACTAGCTCCCACTCATCCGATAAGGCTGGGACTTGCCCTGAATTTCTCAGTGTTCTACTATGAGATTTTGAACTCTCCTGATCGtgcctgcaaccttgccaagcAGGTACAACTTACTGCTTTGTTTGACTACTTTTTGTTGTTGCTGTAGAATAGGTACTATCAGGCTACTATGCTTTCATGATAGCATCAATAGATCAGATTCAGCAAACTTCACTAGATAATGTTTTACTGCTGCATAagaatatacatacatatatatatatatattgcataatcTGGATAGAGATGTTTCCTGTCATGTATTGGAATTATCATCACTGGTGCCTACTCTCTTCGCTCAGCTCCTCCTTTGCGTTGCAGGCCTTTGATGAGGCTATCTCTGAGCTTGACACTTTGGGTGAGGAGTCCTACAAGGATAGCACATTGATCATGCAACTTCTACGGGACAATCTGACGCTCTGGACTTCTGATCTCCCGGTGAGACTCTTTCCCTCGCACTCTCGTGTACCCATGTACACAGCGTATACAATGAACCAGCATTGAGAATGCTTTCTGCTTGCAGCTTCGTGCAAATATTCCTTGATGTATTTCTATTGGCCTGCTTTTAGTATTTCGAAACTTAATGATAGTGCTTAATATTTCAGGAGGATGCTGGAGATGAGATTAAGGAAGCTTCTAAGCGGGACTCTGGGGAGGGACAGCAGTGATGTGCTTAGTGTACGAGCATTTGTGCCTTGGATGATGAACTTTATAGTAGAGATGCCGTTTCGCTTGTAGCATGATGTCTTTTAAGGATCTTGCTTAGACAGCTCCAAAGGATCTAAACGGTGTGGAAATTATGAACttcctttaattaattttttagtagTTTGGGCTTGGTGAAATTGGAAATTGATGCTCCCCTTTGCTCGTTCTTCGGCTCAACTTGTGCGACTTGAGTGCTtactaaaatttgaaaatgaacAGATCAACAGTAATCAGTTTCAATAATCCATTTATGCGCAGTCAATAATTCGTGATCATTGATTTCCTGAGTCTGTACTCATAGCTAGTGGGACACGATACTTCCATCCTCTCTGCAAGCATTTTGTTTGACGCCCATCAGCTGACGATGATaaagcctttttttttgctggataaTGATAAAGCCTTATTCCTAGGAAAAAGAGTTCGACCTGCTGATGATGATAAAGCCTTGTTCCTACGAAAAAGAGAATCAAACATAATGATATTTGTATATAGTGTACTTCATTCCATCCTTTCAAGTAGTGGCATGTACctatcaaaattgaaaattcacaTATACAAGAAGATTACACGGGCATACGTCATACAATGTACTTCACATGGGGCTACCGGTGCTACATTTCTGATTCTGAGTTGGACCTAAATCAATGAATAGGAGAGTAAATGGTGTCCACTATGATGAAGCACTGGGAGTCGTGTTGGAGATTAATTTCACTTCATACAGATTATCTTCTCCTTTCCCTGCAATCAAATGTCCTCCAAACATCAAGAGCCTGAAACTACACTCTCTTTTGCCCTCAGAGATGCTAGAGCCGTGAAAActttttattgataaattgGACTTTACCGATTTCAGCCGCAATCCCAGGTCCAAAGAATGAAGCAAACTTTGCCTGCGAGAAAAGTTATGTTGCTCATTTGATTTGTGGCCGGTTGGAAAAAATCCTATAATTGAACTATCTGCTCAACTAACACGAGGCTACCAATGGAAATGAGATCACATTATGGCATGTTAATAGAATATCAGctttttgttggttctacctGTCTTTGCTCAAAATCAGACAGCTGCAGGTCCTTTGCCTCGAATACCAAAACTAAGCAGTATTTACCTTCCTCAGTGACCTAAACAACCATTTCGAAAGAACTCAGATGTAATCTTCACTCAACAGCTCCCAAGTAGTTGATATAGCACCTCTTTGTTATTAAACACAAAAGCCATTAACTCAAAGCAGGATATATCAGAGGAACATGTAGAAACAATATAACATGGTATTGACTCGAAAGTCTTTTGCTTGAAACTGAAACTTTTAAAACTTACTTCTTCACGGATCATTTGCAATTTAGGCGCACTCCCTCGTGGGATTCCTCCAGCCTAAGAATTATAGAGTACAGTTAAACTCTTTTCCTTGGCTACAAAATAGATAtacaaaaaatgtaaaaaggaAATTGCGCTCCCGAAACCGCACTATGCTCCGGATTGTTCAGTATCTGCAAATTCCAGCAGAACAAGAGGAGTTATACCCGACCATACTGGAAGATTCTTTTCAAAGCTTCATCCAGATGCTGCTCATCCCCATAACGGTATCTTGTGACATCATTTTTCACCTAACAAAATATAAACAGGTCATTCTGTGCATAAGTTGAAAAATTTTCTGTGGCTTGTGAACACAACTTGATGAGATTGAGCAGCTAGTTGATGTAAATGGTCAGTTGGATTATTATGCCCCATGAGTTGAGCTCTGTATGCATAAaaaggatttttatttctttgaaattGCATTTGAAAGTTCAAGCTCTAACCCTCGTTATATAGGATGTCCAAAAAGGATTCAACATGAAGAAGATACCTTCCACATTATGAGGAAGTTAAGGTGAATAAATTTGTCGCACCAAAATGAAGAGGATAAAAGCACTGCAGGCAGTAGCTGCCTGGCAAGTGTTTGAGTTTGAGCCAGAATGATTATACCTGCTTCAAGATTGGGGTGGCGCATGTTTCCTTCAGCGCTTGTGCATCTGAATACGTCAAGCACGGCACTGGCTTGAGCTCTGCATACTGCAACAGAATTGACAAAACACAAATCAATGTTACCTTGTGTCAGTATGGATGGGCCAGAAAATCCTTACAGGATCCATATGCACAGAATAGAGCTCATAATATTCTTTACCAATGCAGAGAAAGAAACTTTGCAGGTAATAAAGAAACTTTGCAGGTAATATGAATTGATCCAATGGTTTGGATGAAGTTCAATGAGGCGGGAAAACCGCAACTTGATGGAGCCTTGAGAGAAGAATTTACCTTGAGAGCCATGCCAATAATTGCAAGCGGGAAGCCGTAGGTTAACATCAAGGCTGACCATTCTGATCCTGGAAGTACATTGAAGTACGCTCCAAACCCGTAACTATAAACGCATGTATTACATTGAGATAATGTGAGATGAAGGGCAAGCGGTAGTGACGTCCCAAATGAAACCAGAGGAAGGAGACGAACTTACGACAATAAGGAGATCCCAGCACCCAATCCGATAACACCAAATGACACCTACGACATACCATTAACGCCACAACGTAAATGTCTAACAGGATGAAACATGGAATAGTAATAACATAAACGAGGTACCCTCTAATGGGTACAGCATGGAAATGTAAAATCATCATCTGAAAGAGGACCATGCGTTCCTCTGCTTCCCCATTCAGGCAAACACAATTTCCAGCAAACAAGAGCCGAAGGATGCCAGTCGAACTTGTAAGACGGACCTAGAGCTCTACGGAAGACGGCCATTATACCAACAAATATATCCCATTTCCTATGTTTATCGATGCATTCCATTTCACAGAGCGCGACACGAACAGAAAACGAAGGCAAGGAAGAACCTTGGCGAGAGAGAACCCTTCGTCAGGGACGACGGCCTTGCTGACGGAAGATGGCGAATCGGCTGCTCTGGCCAAGACCTCTACCCTCCTGATCGGCTGATGGCGTGTCGAAATGGAGACAGACGGTCGCAATCGAGTCTGAACGAGGCATCGGAGGGGCTGCCCCGGGTGGAGAGAAGGGGAGTTGCAGATTCCGAATCGGGGTTCGTGAGTGCAGAGGATTGTATCTCCCCTAGCTAAAGAAGCCGCCATATTCATGCTCATCGTATCTATCGTCTGCTATCTCTCCCTAGATCGAGTTATCCTGAGAAtggggaagaagagaagaagattgGAGCTAGCAGTTGCAGGCAGACAGGCAGCAGCAGCAGGcggatgatgaagaagaagaagaagaaggatgagCAGAGCTAAAGCCGAGTGGAAATTTCTTTCTGCTGCGCTCTCGACCGCCAAAATTCAGGATTACGTGTATGTAATATTTCTCTCCCATTCCCAATATTCTTTCTTcgcatattatttatttctttttatttaatttggaAAATTATCCGGAAAGTAATTAGACATAGCCCAAAGCCCTGTAGGCCCAATTCAATTAACTAAGCTAGACTGAGCCCATTAGGCCTCATAGTCATGGACACTTCAAGCCCAAAATAACACAGCCCGAAATGTTCTTGTAATGTCTACTGACGTCTAGTCTAGGGGCCTCATCTCATGGTCAGTGTGCTCggctttatttttcttgggtGGAATCAGTTCAGTGTGCCTTTTACTTCACTATCCGAGATAGTCAGATTGATTTCCGAGATATGATTAATCGCTTATATCGCATGTGATAAAGCTAAGTTCCGTCGGTCATGCCCATAAGTTCCAAGCAATGGACTCGTGATCATGAAATCATTTGTCTTTTGAATTACCAATTATGTTCGTTCATTCGTGATGgaaaatattatatgattTACTTCAGCTCAGTTATCCATATGCACATACACAGAACGTTCTTAAAATgcttttctctcttcttttttttttttttttcttgaacaACTGGAGCATTCAAATCTCGGTAATTTTCACCTCTAGTTGACGTAAATCAGTGGCCGCGATCTGGTCGATGGGGACCCAGCACATCAATGATTTGAGGATTGTTGACAAGGACGGTGACAGCCCACAATCCCTCATTCACATGCGTTGGTAGTCACAATTATCATTTCTCTCTTGCAATGCCCCTCTTGTATCTCCTTTTGATCCTCAATCCAACCCATATTGAAAGCAACCCAACGAAGAACCCTCACTCATCATTGTCATTCAACTGAAAGAGTGTATGTAATCGAACCGAACATACAAGCACGCGGCCCACACCCTTAACGAACGTGAAGATGAAGTGACTCTGAGCAATCAATTTAGGTCTCGGACCAACATGCAGATATCAGATGCAGAGAAAGCTTGTTCGCATTGTTTGTTGGGCGTTAATATGAAGTTTctcaggtttttttttttttttttcagtgcaCAAGTCGGAGCCTAAG
The sequence above is drawn from the Punica granatum isolate Tunisia-2019 chromosome 5, ASM765513v2, whole genome shotgun sequence genome and encodes:
- the LOC116209384 gene encoding uncharacterized protein DDB_G0275933 — protein: MGYVQEARENHVKKKVEEALRSKMKQKALKECDEYTSKYAQCASGRTISVIWQCRKQAKELNDCLHHYTNDAVLEQMKKEYVEEKTPAKI
- the LOC116209383 gene encoding 14-3-3-like protein A; translated protein: MSPSDSSREDNVYMAKLAEQAERYEEMVEFMEKVAKTVDVEELTVEERNLLSVAYKNVIGARRASWRIISSIEQKEESRGNEDHVVIIKDYRGKIESELSKICDGILSLLESHLIPSASSAESKVFYLKMKGDYHRYLAEFKTGAERKEAAESTLLAYKSAQDIALAELAPTHPIRLGLALNFSVFYYEILNSPDRACNLAKQAFDEAISELDTLGEESYKDSTLIMQLLRDNLTLWTSDLPEDAGDEIKEASKRDSGEGQQ
- the LOC116209382 gene encoding uncharacterized protein LOC116209382, with product MSMNMAASLARGDTILCTHEPRFGICNSPSLHPGQPLRCLVQTRLRPSVSISTRHQPIRRVEVLARAADSPSSVSKAVVPDEGFSLAKVSFGVIGLGAGISLLSYGFGAYFNVLPGSEWSALMLTYGFPLAIIGMALKYAELKPVPCLTYSDAQALKETCATPILKQVKNDVTRYRYGDEQHLDEALKRIFQYGRAGGIPRGSAPKLQMIREEVTEEGKYCLVLVFEAKDLQLSDFEQRQAKFASFFGPGIAAEIGKGEDNLYEVKLISNTTPSASS